CTGCTCGGCCTTGGCCTTCGCCTTCTGGTTGCCAGTCATGAGTTCCACTTCCCAACGTCGTTACGGCGTCCGGTGATGTCCGGGTTACCGATACCGGAGAGGTCAAACAGGCCGCGTCCGATGTCATGACGGGCGAAAGGCCGGGAGAATTCCCTGAGGTGCGCCGAACAAACCGGTTCACCCGGTGCTTGTTCGCTCGGGGAAGGGGAACTCGTCGTGCTGGAGGTTGATAGATATGGTTCCCCTTCTTCTGGTTCTTCTGCTGGCGCTGATCCTTTTTGGTGCCGGTTTCGCGCTGAAGGCGCTGTGGTGGATCGCCGTCATCGTGATCGTGCTGTGGCTGCTGGGCTTCGTGGTCCGGCCGACCGGCACAGGCGGCCGACGCGGACGCTGGTACCGCTGGTAGGGCGCGGCAAGCGGTTAGGCGCGCGCGTCGGTCGAAGGGCCCGGACTCCGTCCGGGCCCTTCGCGCGTTCCCGGTCGGCTGATGTGACCCATCCGAGCCGGAACTGCGCCGAATGCGTGAATTCGGGCGTCACTCGGCGCCCGGGGGGCACCCGTGTCGCACCGGGCGCCGGTGCGCAAGGGAACCAGCGCCTCCACCCCGGCGCCCGGCCTCGCCCTTAGGGTGCTCCG
This region of Streptomyces chromofuscus genomic DNA includes:
- a CDS encoding hydrophobic protein, producing the protein MVPLLLVLLLALILFGAGFALKALWWIAVIVIVLWLLGFVVRPTGTGGRRGRWYRW